TTAATTACTTACTATAGTAACTACTCTTGGGAGCCCGATTTTTTAAACCCAGTTTAGACTGGCCTAAACCCAAAGGATAATAtaatagggtgactgctatagttattggccagtaTATAGTAATTAGCCACTCTTAATAATAAGGTTTCAATTGgtttgtttctttctgatttgtaaggagtggccaattactataggTAGCAGTCACCTATGTAGAAATACGGACccataataatataaacattgAAGTATATTGTAAAATATGACTGTGAGTAATAAAGGTTTCTCTTTGTCTTACTTAAAATCTGCAACTTATATCCAGCTTTAAAATTCCATCCTCATTTCAATAGAGAGAGAGTATATTATACCAAAGCAACCAATCCTACTTATGTAAGTACTTTGAATGCTATGAAATTCTTTAACAAACAATTAAATACATAGTCTTGTTTTTCTTACGAAATGTTTATTGTGGGACCTGAGATTTCTAAACTTCAAATAAATGCCGAGATCTTATTATTGGGCTTCCAACTTCCAAAGTCGTAACTCgaaaaagttgtttttttttttcgacaaTATAGGTACCCACTATAAGCTCTAAAAGTGCATAACCATATGAATGGAAGTCATTAAGTTGTAAgtgttagtttagttttattttagtttatacttaattttaatgtattacCCTATTGATCTTACTttggtatatatgtatatatatttaatgaTGATACTTCAAACTTCAAGGGCCTGCTTTTGTCTGTTCGGTATGACGCTCCATAAGGGACCCAagtgattaccagttcgccggacgatatcagcctgtcagtgtGTCAATTGTTCgcaactgtcaccttttgcttttaactgacaggctgatatcgtccggcgaactggtaatctcctttattatttaaaatttaaataattaacgtGCAACACGCGGTGGGTAAAGGTCAACGGACCACAGATATCGAAACTAAGTCACTGTATCAAGGTCTCTGGTTTCAGGCAATTGCATAGCACAATCACAGTGAGTGGAACCGTACCAATGAAAACGTAGAACGAAATCTTGTCACGCGGTGCGGAAGAAAACTGCCTAGGAACAACAATAGGCCTAAGTTTCGTGATCTTTTTATCCTGAGATCGTGACCTACTGCGACATTTTCTAAGGGCATTTTACATGGTTGAAGCTGTGCAGCAAAGCAGAATTTTGAGATCTAGGTATTGGTAGACATAATTCGCCAAGAATCATAATAGTACCTAACACGAATTAATAACTATCTTCAGTTGTAGTAATCGATCTCCGAAGACCTCATTAAAATCAGTTAGTCATAGTTAGCATAGTTTACAAAATGACCAAAACCAAAGGGTGTTAAAAGATACGGTGATTGCTTCCTTCCTTGCGTAATGATTTCATCAAATTCTGGCACCGCTGTCTATTATTTATTAGCCTCAGATTTCAGAGCCGCACGTGATGCTTTGCAGATGTTGACGTAGGCATATAAGCAAGCAcacgtaggtacataaatacacGTAATATATTAAATTGTCTACATAAAGGAAGTTATGTACTCGGAACTCATACGTTCTTAGTACGTTTCTCTTTTATATGCGTACGAGATATCAAACAAGTGGGGGCCTGGCGTATAGGCGTGTCGAAGTTCCCTACTTCGATGACGAAATGACGCCTAAAATTTGTGCAAGTCGGATTGTGAAAGACTTATTGAGGCGGAGGCGAGCTCGGCGCCATCGCCAGAGGCCGATTCGCTTTGATGTGTTTGCTTTAACCAAACCTGTTAACTGTCCTGTCCACATCGGAAACAAAGGATTTCAACCGGCGATTCATATGTAAACCTCGTTATTTATACACGCTCTGTCCCCGTTTAAAGCAGTTTTGTTAAGTTGATGTATGTATGAAATTCAGAGGCCTTCTTCTTGACCTATGTCAACTGTTCATTGCCCTTTTCATCCCGTGCGGGAGTTATTGGAATCGCCTACCGAGCGCAAGCGAGTCGAACAGTTTAGTTAACTAGTATAATTAAATTCGGTAATACGGTTTTACGGATCGTTTGGCTGGACGTTTAATTCCCAATGCTATAGCTAGGTAAGCATTGATAATAAACCCAGGCTGCATCGGGGCCAGTCGGATGGGTGTGCCGACGTGAATAACTTGATCAATAACGTCGGTTGACTGGATAACACTGATATATAGCAGCTATCTCGCTTTCCAGCCGCCCAGTGCATATTGATTGTAGGACAAATATACTTACGTTTCATAAGTTCTATTTTCAGCTTTCATTCGACGTACTGGGCAGCCGCTGCGGTGCGCTCTCCGATTCAATAAACTAAACCATAACTTCCTACTCATATAAATTTGCATTCATCTACATAGTATAGCTTTAGTGCAAGTCCGAGAATGGAGTTTATTTCAAGACTACTTATAATTCTGCCGCTTAGGTACGGTGTAGAGTCCGAATTCCAAGAAAATTTTGCGAATAATCTTTTTCTAAATTCGAAAATACTTATAGACAGCGTGTTCATCCAATGCCTCAAAATACTCATACTACTTATAGATAAGTGAAGCAATCCGTAATGATTAGCCTAACCCATTTTATAACAGGCAATGAAGATAACACCGATACTGTAGTAGGTATTGCTTAGAAACAGCTCTCATAATATGTTATGTACCTACCATTAGTTTTACGTTATCAACGATATCTAAGGAAATAAAAATTAGAGCGATAATTaagataatattatttaaaaagtacctactattttaaCTGTGTCAACCAATATTTCTTACTCATCAACGACCACGAACTTTACGTGTAATCGTAGGAATATTTGCACTTTCTTAACCTCGTAAAAGCAATCTATTTTTAGACAAAGATTGaacttatatttaaaaaaatatataaaaataggaATTTGAAATTAATTTCATTGGCCTTTatgacaatatttttttgacttAAAAAGCCGTTGGTCAATTCATTATATTATTGCTACTACGTTTCTATAATAACTTTGTTGGCGTCTTAGCGCAATTTCAAGTACATATGTAAATTGAATGTAAACCTTATTTTGGAGACACGAATGGTAAACAAAACGCGCGTTGAGATGACCGGGCGCGAGGGCGTTGCTCCTTGCTGATACTCGAGGCGGCGTGTCGTGGTCTATTTACAATCATAATTTATCATGCTATGCAAAATTTCCTATTGTTCTACAAAACACTAACCGAATACGGAACACTAGGCGCTCCAGAGTATTAGTGATATAGCTTTCTAATTATGTGTTTATTCTATAGCAAatcactaaaacaatttacgtTTCTACAATAAAGTTTGCTCTATTTCGCAGATCTACAGAACCGCCTAGCCAAGGTGGAAGTCATTAAGTTTGCTCATCTACTAGGCGTTTCGTCATCACTTTATGTAAGCAGCTTACGTAAATCAGCTCAACGTGCACGGCCGCACCGCAGATACTACAAGCATTTAGTCCAGCTTCATACAGCTTTGTCTTGTACAAAGAGAAATAAAACTATTCCAAACTGGTATTTTATCCCAGCAGAGCAGGTAGCGAGGGCCTACAGACCCTTTTGACTGAGTGCATTCTTTCATTTCTGACAGGTAAATCATGGCAAAGGAATCTCTACTTCAGTTCAAAGAACCCCTACGCATTCTCTCCGTTATCATATAACATAAAGAACTTCAGAAATTGATGATAACATTTcaataacaatttataactagACGTCATCGTTTTAGCCCTGAATCCGTGCGCGGTTCTTAGAAGATTGGATGAGTCAATGACGTTAAAAAATCACAAACAAAACGGCTTTAGTCATCTTTATCATATGTATAGTTCACCGATGAAGCCGTGCCGAGAAAATGATTACCTAATGATAAAAGCATGATATGACATCAGGAGATAGCAATATTAGGCATCATTGTTTACTGTTTATGTTCCGATGCAGTCTCATATCAATTTCCTGTTCGTGAGTCCGAAGATGAATGACTCAGATATAAAACCGGAATTGACATCGTTTCATAACGCGGGAATTCCTCGAGTCAGTTCAAACTATGTGCTGGCGACATGCATGTATGAATGCCAGACGTTGCAAATAATTTAGCGGGCTTGCGTCATCGGCATCGCCAATGGCTCATCCAATTCCTATGAATCTTAAGGGAAAAACAATTCCCATGACTAATATTTTCCTTATCCTTACACTAAAATTTGGGTAGTGGGAAAGCAAacaagaaacataaaaaaatattacgtttATTGCGGTAATGCAATTCGAAGGCACATACGCTTAAAACGTACGCGCGCTCCGTCAACGTAACGTATCTATGTCACTTTACGAAACCGTTCATTCATATTGAGCCTAACCAGAATTCATGTTCATAGCGTAGTCGTCTATCACTCCACTTATCACTCGGAATTTAGGCGGCACTGATTAAGGGATCATACGGTTGCAACATAGACAACTGTGTTGTAATGCGTGTTCGTTTTGCACGTTCCTCATGTACTTTGAGCAGTACCAGATCCATAGCCGCCCGCGCATCCTCGAGAGGAGAATGGCCGGCGCTGCCTCGCTGTACGCTGCGCCCGAGCAGCTCCTCACACAGGACACGCAGCGACCGCCGCAACGGGAAGCCTCGCGCGTGCGGATACAGTGCGCACGTATCCACCACGGCTCCGTGAAGCAACTTCAATGCGCGCAGGTCGTTGTCCAGCGCGTGCCCAATCAAAATAGTATCTGTTCCGACAAATCCAAGAATATCATTCTGCACATCCCGTAGCGTCTTAGTCGCGCGCGCCAAGTCGCGCGGCCTGATGCCCGAGAAGCGTGTGTTATGGTCGACAACGGGCGAACTAGGTTTCACCAATGATCTGTATACCAGGCGACCATCAGCAGCGATGACTGCGATGCTGGCCAGCTCGAATCCCGCCGTCGTGTAGCACATCTCAGCATCGATGGCGTAAACACCGCCACGAGGTGAGCGTGCACGCACATATCCTTCGAGAGGGCCATTCATGCCGGGGCGAGTGCCACTCCATACGTGGAAGCGGGCGGAGCTGCATCCTCGAGCACCCAGCGGGGCGTTGCAGCAAGTGTGTCGGTAGTCACCACTGCAGCGGCCCCAATGATACAAACAAGACTCCTCAGACAAATATTCACCCTCACGAGTCATTCGAAACATTTTGTCACAACGCACACACAAATGTTCCACTGCATCGGCTTCCTCATCACTGTCGGACCGCGGGCTGGAGCCCAGCGATCCCCGTCCACTGTCACCTTGAGAGCCGCCAGGAACGAACTCCGGCGCGTTCACATCCCACGCCGTATAGCGCAAAGTGGTCGTTCTTGACCGCGGCGGAGGATTGATGTACACAACAGCCTTCGACGAGTTGGGCTCGATCTCCAGCGGGTAGCCCAGCGCCCACATGCGCTCCGGCGAGAGGAGGTGCGGGCGGAGCGCCTCCACTAGTTCTTCGGTAGAGATTCTCTGGGGCGTCGACGGCGACGGCGGCGAGGTCGGGGGGCGCCGTCGATCGCGGGGCTTGCGCCGCCGTGCTGCAGCGCTGGCAGCATCCACCGTCGCGATGGTCTCTTGGTAAAACCAATTTTGCAAATTAATACAAAAGTGCATGTTTCTTCGTACGCTTGTATACACATAGAGTCGAGTGTTTATTTATTGAGAGCGAGCGCGGAGTCGACGCGATACGTGCGAGTGCGCGCGCGGGCGCTGTACTAATGGCGCGATGGAGGGGCAGACCGCGCTATATACGACAAGCAGGTAGCGCGTTTGTTAACGGGACATGCCAATCGACCGGCCTATTCTCATTTTTCTAAACAATAATAAAGTATTATTTCTTTGTGTCAATAAAAGTGTAAATGGGGTGATTTGTGTTACTGCACTAgaaaaagaaaattgtaattgTATAGGCACATCTAGGAAAGATTCAGTCGCAGCTGTTGTTTGTTTACGTTGATCTGTACCGCGCTTATCAGCTGTTAGTGTTGTTAGACGCCGTTGGTTATGCTTTCTAATAGCGCGCATTGAGATGAAATTTACACGTTGTATGTGTACCCGGGTAATACTTTTGAACGCTACAACTTTAACTTTACTGCCGAACTGAATATTGTTCGAATATTGATCAATTAATAACTAAGAAAATATTTCATCATCCCAAATTAATAAAACAGCATTTTTAAAGCTTTCCAATCAAGCGGAGAAATCCGTTAAATATTACTTATAAGAGTTATAAGTATTAGATATATTCCGTTGAAAATATAGTTATTAAAAAACTAGCAAGGGCTCATAAAAGTCATAAACATTTTACTACATAGGTACAAAatttagtaataataattaGCTAAGTAATTATAAATTTCGTATTAGCATTAgcataatgtatttattatccGTGGAATCATTAGATAACGAtattttgctagctattttgtTTATGAGAATTAACGTAGTACTGAGAAATACGAATTGGAATAAAAATAAGACATTAAGCCGTCTGGTGGAAGGGCGGGCGGAAGGAAGGACGGCGGGCCATTGCCCTGCCCGGCCGGCGTATCTCGTATTAATAACGTCAAGGTAAATTCAGATACCTAAAGACATTGTCTTCATATCATGTCATTCACTTTCAGGCGGTATAAACACCTCGTACGATGAAAAACAATTACTTAGATATACAGTGACATTCAATTAAGTCTGTAAATATCATTTCAATTGTGCAATCGTCATTTTTTATCTTATCACTAATATTGATTTTTAAGATTTATTACAATTTAATgctatatttatatgtatatcgcCATATCGTATTGATTTGAGTTGGCCTAATAAATCTCTATGTAAAGCTTAAGGTTATTTTAGGTGGGCCGAGGTCAATTTGGAAAATGTTCAATTTCATTTTCTATCGAGCGACGCGAAATTAATCTAATCATGCTAAAAACGCCACCGATTCGGAACCTAAAGTCATTGATTATGCTTACACGATTACATAAAGTTTGTTcgatagaaaatacctaaaacaaaaatttcaaagtctactcctaaattaattaaataatgtgCCATCAGCAAAACTATTAACTTAACAACCCTGCATACAAATATGAAATAAGCGTTGCATTCAAAATTATATCCGACCTAACCTGACAGTGCGGCTCCCACACTTTAGTTCCGCACTAACTATCTTAATAAGCGCGCAAACCGAGACGTTTTACGTTTTTCATTTAATACCTACCCACGTGAAAAACCTCAATTGGTTTAGACATGTTAAGACATGATTGAACGAGCCTCCAAGAATGTTGGCCAAGCAGTCATGTGCGCTGGGCATGTGTGAGCCGATTGTTTGTATACACAGCGTGTGGGCGCGGCGCTTGGTCGCTGACACCGGCGATAACCTTCGAATCTATGTCAGACAAACGGGATAGAGTCGACGAACGGAATCGCTTCTCTAATTCACGAAGCATTTCACTTCTGTGAGCGCGTCCCTAGTTCAACCTGAGTCTAATATCGTAAAAACTGTGAGGAATCGAAGAGTATTCTTAGACTGGTTTGCTTGCGTAAGCTCGGTAAGCGTGGATAACACGATAAAACACGGTACTGGGAATCAGACGATGCTCGCTGGACGAGTTAGCACCGTAGATTCTGTGAAGAACTTGCTAATGACTAACGGTCTGTGCCCAGCATAACGCACCGTGTAAAGTAGATCGGTGGGTACCTACTTCTTAGTCATATTTGAACATATAGCAACCGACTAGTTCATAATTTCCACGCGCTCGTCCACATGAGTGTATGTAATTTAGTTTATTTACAGAGCCACGTTCAGCCCGCATTCGTACACAGTTATCGTTTAACCCAATATCCGATGTCTGGGAGCATTAATCACTTACGGCGGCCTAAAAAGGATAACAAAAGTCGGTCAACCCAGTCCGTACGGCTGGTTAATGCAAAACGTTAACTATAACTCGAAATTCAACATTTTTGCCTTCCGACCAAACAGATACACAACCGGCCGTTGAAAAGAAGACACGGGAAACCGGTTTCTCTGTCATTACAATATTACCAGCAAGAAATCGCGTGATAAAATTGTTCTGATGTGATCATGAACGTGCTATCAGGTAATAGGTATGATTTCAATAAAACGCGCTGATATTGTAGGTCAGTTCCAACGATTCAAATAAACAATTCGTAGTAAACAATAGTTCTGATTAGGCATTAAAATTGGTTCATTGGTCATGTTTACTCATATAGGTATGAATCAGCCATAAACCAATTACTGTGGGTAATGTATGCATGATTAATACTTGTAACTATGTCAAACTACTCCCATAACATGCGATTCGGTTACAGTTCGAAGAGTAATGAAacgaataaattgaataaatccTTGAATGAATCTTAAAGAGTTTTATCAGTCTAATCGAAAATAAGCCATGATTTTGGTGAGAGCAACATTATGCTTAATTTACTCATCAAGAGAAGAATTATGTCTATAAAAATAACCGCCCACTTCTGGTGTCCCACTAAGAATCGCGGTCACTGGGCCAGGGCGAGCGGAGAACACCGGAACTTTAATTTCAACCAGGTACCAATTTCAAGTTCAGAAGGCCTTGGAACCCAATTATTACTAACAAGATATCGGTACAGTATCGATTCAATACTAATAGATAGTTTCGTTGTAAAAAAAACTAAGATCAAAACTAATCGTGTTTGACAGGGCTTCCATAAGATTGAATTACGCGCATGTAATGCAACCCAACCGCGAAATGTACAGAATACAACAGTTATAAATTAATGTATTGAAGGATTTGTGAAAACAAAAGGGAAACCGCGTGGAGTCGTAATATCTCGTGACGTAGTGTTTTGGTGAAAGTTGTTCATCATCGGCTCACGGCAGCGGTGACCACCGTCACGACGCGAAGCTCTATGTGGGTCAAGGAGCTCGCGTTGCCAAGCTAAACCTTTTTGCATGAATCACTAATAGATTAAGGGTAAGCGGCAAGTAAATTGAGTAAATTCCGTAAACGTCAACTTTGGAAAATACAGCTCAAGCAGTATTGCGTCAGCCGTAGCCGTGAGATCACAACCGAATATTCGAAATAAGATCAGGTATGATTTAAGTTGATAAAATACGAGTAACCATAATCCGAAAAGTTAATCCGTTTAAGCGCTAAACGCGACGAATGATACTAAAATGTGGTCCGCAACTGACACGCATTACGAAACTCTCTCGTCAAACTGTCCGAAAATAGTCACTATCAGCCCGACAACTGTTGAAGTAACGGTCGACTAAACCAAACAGAACGAGTCCACACTTAAACCGGAAAAATAAAGTTTTCGGGGCACGTCCTCAGCCTGCGATTCAAGTGATACAACGTCGTGATCTACACGCACGAGTACTACCTGATACGAGACACgaatataatgttttataaCTTTAACAATAATATTTGTCAAGTCTATAAAGGAAACGCAATAAATTGATGCGTCGATTGGAGTCTGCTGCGCCCGCCAAAACAAGACAAGAAATTAAAATGTGTACTCAAGTAGGAATACAAATAACGCAGCAATGAAATCAGATTCGATAGTTATATTTATGAAGTCTGCAGTTTTCCTTTGTTTCATAACATTACCAAAACCGTTTCGATTCTTCTCAACATGTTCCAAATACAAAagcaaaatcatatttttggaaATAAGGCCACCGTCGATTGTGTTATGCGCTCTTTGTTCTGCATACGAATATAGCGTGGTATTTCATGCGATCTTATTTAACATCTCGTCCTAGTTGATGGAATCGATGCCTGCTGTGTTGTACAATTGACATATTTAAGTACGATTTATTATAATGCATAACCTCTACTAAAATCTCTGTAACCCTGAAGACTGTTAAAAGGAATGTGACGGTTATGAACTTATGAATTAACTGGAAGATGTTCGAGGGAAAACATTTTTCGTTAACATATTTGCCAGAATAGGCCAACTGCGCACAATATCTACGTAGAGCTATATTATACTAGGTTGAAAATAATCAGCTCTTTCTCGTTCATCATAGCGTTAATCCCGAATGTAACAGGGCTAAATCTTCGGAGCTTAAACGACTGTGCTCAGAAAGTGGACACTTTCTATGATTTTCTAATCCACTTTTCACGACTGGGTTTAGTttagaaaacaaaataaattaaaaacaatcgGTTTTAATCATACGAGTAAGTTGCAACAGACGTCAACCTATTTGTAATTCACTGATTATACACTATTAAATATATTGTTTCCTATATTGACCGCTTATCATCACGATATTGCGCAGCAATAGTACTCTGCTTGAATCAATTGTTTTAATGAACCTACAACTTGTGCTGGCATATGAATACAATCCAAATCAAtgtaatattgtaaaataatcaAGTAAGTTTAATTCCTTTAAATAAGCTTAATATTACTGCAGGTAGGTAAAATGATAAAAGGTTATAATATCATCAGAGTTATTAATATAGTGTTATCTTTACTGAAACTGGTGAAACTAGTTCATTTAAGTAGTTGACCTCTGAAATACTACAAGATTGCACTTAGACGTATAGCAGGAAACGCGTAGCAGCGATCTTCGGAGGTCAATAAACTCTATTGATAATTCTGTACATCTCTATACACGTAGCATTTATGCTTGTGTGCTGCTCCTCAATTAATTTGCCTTTGAGATCTATTAACAAGTAATTACTCGTGTTTGCATTACAATGATTAACATAGAACAGGAACACCTATTTGTTCGAGGACGATGACCAACACGACAAATAGTAAGTCGGTAGTCACTCAGAAAATAAGTAATCGGAACGTATCATCGAGGAGCAGTTAGTACCTCACAAGAAAGACGCCAAGTGATCGCCAAACCCAGGCCAGGGTAGGTCAGCACTGCTAGGATTCACAAAACGTGCTGTATTTATTTGAGGGGTCCTAAGATACTTTAACCCCGAGATGTCAGATGATAGGTCAGATTGGTTTGCCTGCAAACATCAGAAGAGCGAACCGATGCTATGACAAAGTCCGAATTGGAAGATGATGATAGTGTAATAGGAataaatgtgtcgcttaacttcaaactcgggtaaatccattcgaccctcttagcaaatatctaccctattaccttttcttaataccaaaatagcataatctgacagatggatttacccgagtttgaagttaagcgacacaaataCAAGTGACGTGGGTTGGCGTTCCGCCGACCGGGGATTCCGCGTACGATCTTTAGCCCACTCAAATGGCGCGATCGTCCTCCACCTTAACACTCGTTGTTCTAAATATATTCGTTTATCATTCACTTTCCTTTTAAACTCCGTTCTTAGAAAATATTTCTAGCCACCTAAGCAAACAGTTCTACGTAGCGGTCATATTGTTTGATATTCCTTTGTTTAGGTACGAACGTTTCCAAAGTCAtctatttatattttgaaaatatttacttGTTGCAGACAGATAGCGGTTTAGTCATTCAAATTGCGATTAAGTTCCAAATAGATCACTGGAGttatacaattattttattaacaaaataatcTACAtgttaaaaatacttaaaatatttgttaataGTTACCGAAAATATACTTTTGAATAAAACATCAGTATTTATAGTCATACTGGCGGACTGGCGGTGTTCTAGTTACCCGTAATATAACTGATAAATTACACATCAGAACATGAAAGCATGCACTAAATTGATACATTGATATAGTATGTTACGCTGTCCAGTTACGTATGTATGACTTGGATGACCAAAGATCCAGAACAAATTGTGTGAGTGCAACATAAGTTGATaatgaaaattattattttgtgcccagacccatagtctaataaaacatggtcttccattcccagagtgacacggggctacgtcacaacaacatggccgctatatatagcgctatcgcatattatcatatagcgctgtcgcatgatgacgtaagcccgtgtcagttaggtgacctagaaaagacgggaatggagtaccaggcggagtatattattataccatgcccaGACCAGCGTTGT
The genomic region above belongs to Cydia splendana chromosome 13, ilCydSple1.2, whole genome shotgun sequence and contains:
- the LOC134796030 gene encoding exonuclease GOR isoform X1; this translates as MVDIQAGQNSNVFLLAGITVLVCAIAHFIYKLLGRKNEEAVEHESEKDTGAPEKQETKSTTAERPSNRKSKKLASWSGKHEFSHPWLLKNLKGHPGTVLHVDFSANGKFMAATCDETIATVDAASAAARRRKPRDRRRPPTSPPSPSTPQRISTEELVEALRPHLLSPERMWALGYPLEIEPNSSKAVVYINPPPRSRTTTLRYTAWDVNAPEFVPGGSQGDSGRGSLGSSPRSDSDEEADAVEHLCVRCDKMFRMTREGEYLSEESCLYHWGRCSGDYRHTCCNAPLGARGCSSARFHVWSGTRPGMNGPLEGYVRARSPRGGVYAIDAEMCYTTAGFELASIAVIAADGRLVYRSLVKPSSPVVDHNTRFSGIRPRDLARATKTLRDVQNDILGFVGTDTILIGHALDNDLRALKLLHGAVVDTCALYPHARGFPLRRSLRVLCEELLGRSVQRGSAGHSPLEDARAAMDLVLLKVHEERAKRTRITTQLSMLQPYDPLISAA